The following are encoded in a window of Arthrobacter antioxidans genomic DNA:
- a CDS encoding RNA polymerase sigma factor: protein MVSTLPADALVRAQTGEPAALSLIYRSLSPAVLGYFAGRGSEDPEALTQEVFLAVFSRLESVTGGLPGLRTFTFSVAHARYVDEVRRRTRAPVLVGYEVDGDTRTTDSAEAVALGNLDVAGGLLEQLSTEQREVILLRIVAELPIDQVAEILGKSAGSVKQLQRRGLLRLKDLVQPNESEAL, encoded by the coding sequence GTGGTCTCAACGCTGCCTGCTGATGCGCTCGTCCGCGCGCAGACAGGCGAGCCGGCGGCCCTGTCCCTGATCTATCGGTCGCTGAGCCCGGCCGTGCTGGGATACTTCGCGGGGCGCGGGTCCGAGGACCCGGAGGCCCTCACCCAGGAAGTCTTCCTCGCGGTCTTCTCCAGGCTCGAGTCGGTGACCGGAGGGCTTCCCGGGCTGCGCACGTTCACCTTCTCGGTCGCGCACGCGCGCTACGTGGACGAGGTGCGCAGGAGGACGCGGGCGCCCGTGCTGGTGGGCTACGAGGTCGACGGCGATACCCGGACCACGGACTCCGCGGAGGCGGTGGCGCTCGGCAACCTCGACGTGGCAGGGGGGTTGCTCGAGCAGCTCAGCACCGAGCAGCGCGAGGTCATCCTCCTGCGCATCGTGGCGGAGCTGCCGATCGACCAGGTCGCCGAGATCCTCGGGAAGTCCGCAGGATCGGTGAAGCAGCTGCAGCGGCGGGGACTGCTCAGGCTGAAGGACCTCGTTCAACCCAATGAATCGGAAGCGCTATGA
- a CDS encoding CoA-binding protein, whose translation MSGSTGNTTPERTWEGPSAPARLNLLRSARSVAIVGASDKPSRASYFVATYLQSSSPYRLYFVNPVAKEILGQPAYASLKDLPEVPDVVDVFRKHDDLPSVLQDALDVGARTLWLQLGSWHEDVARDAEAAGLDVVMDRCIKIEHARFHGGLNLAGFNTGVISSKRQLTS comes from the coding sequence ATGAGCGGCAGCACCGGCAACACGACACCCGAACGGACCTGGGAGGGGCCGTCGGCGCCCGCACGGCTGAACCTACTGAGGAGCGCGCGGTCGGTGGCGATCGTCGGCGCGTCGGACAAGCCCTCGCGCGCGTCCTACTTCGTCGCGACCTACCTGCAGTCCTCCTCCCCCTACCGCCTGTACTTCGTGAACCCGGTGGCGAAGGAGATCCTCGGCCAGCCGGCCTACGCGTCGCTGAAGGACCTGCCCGAGGTGCCCGACGTCGTCGACGTGTTCCGCAAGCACGACGACCTGCCCTCGGTGCTGCAGGACGCGCTCGACGTCGGCGCGAGAACGCTCTGGCTGCAGCTGGGGTCCTGGCACGAGGACGTGGCGCGCGACGCCGAAGCCGCAGGCCTGGACGTGGTGATGGACCGCTGCATCAAGATCGAGCACGCACGCTTCCACGGCGGGCTCAACCTCGCCGGGTTCAACACCGGCGTCATCTCCTCCAAGCGGCAGCTCACCTCCTAG
- a CDS encoding O-acetylhomoserine aminocarboxypropyltransferase/cysteine synthase family protein — translation MAERSFGFRTRALHAGGTPDATHGARAVPIYQTTSFVFKDTNDAANLFALQKYGNIYSRIGNPTVAAFEERIASLEGGIGAVATASGMSAEFITFAALCQAGDHIVAASQLYGGTVTQLDVTLRRFGIETTFVPGTDPADYAAAIRDNTKAVYAEVIANPSGEIADLAGLAKVAHDAGVPFIVDSTLSTPYLVRPIEHGADIVIHSATKFIGGHGTTLGGVIVESGRFDWGNGKFPMMTEPVPSYGNIQWWANFGEYGFLTKLRTEQLRDIGPSLSPMSAFQLLQGVETLAQRLDEHLENALAVAEWLQADPRVEYVNYAGLPTHAHHERAKTYLPQGPGSVFSFGIRGGRRAGQKFIESLQLASHLANVGDSRTLVIHPGSTTHQQLSAEQLAAAGVPEDLVRISVGLEDLEDILWDLDQALDIAVNASDAGFEDLPQEAAGENDDDASATRAVGVGA, via the coding sequence ATGGCAGAACGTTCCTTCGGTTTCCGCACGCGCGCACTGCACGCGGGCGGCACGCCCGACGCCACCCACGGGGCCCGGGCGGTCCCGATCTACCAGACGACGTCCTTCGTGTTCAAGGACACCAACGACGCCGCCAACCTCTTCGCGCTGCAGAAGTACGGCAACATCTACTCGCGGATCGGCAACCCCACGGTCGCCGCGTTCGAGGAGCGCATCGCCTCCCTCGAGGGCGGGATCGGGGCGGTGGCGACGGCGTCGGGCATGAGCGCGGAGTTCATCACCTTCGCGGCGCTCTGCCAGGCCGGGGACCACATCGTCGCGGCCTCCCAGCTGTACGGCGGCACCGTCACCCAGCTCGACGTCACGCTGCGCCGGTTCGGGATCGAGACCACCTTCGTCCCCGGGACGGACCCCGCGGACTACGCGGCCGCCATCCGGGACAACACCAAGGCGGTCTACGCCGAGGTGATCGCGAACCCTTCCGGCGAGATCGCCGACCTCGCGGGCCTTGCGAAGGTCGCCCACGACGCCGGCGTCCCGTTCATCGTCGACTCCACGCTGAGCACGCCCTACCTGGTGCGCCCCATCGAGCACGGCGCGGACATCGTCATCCACTCGGCCACCAAGTTCATCGGCGGGCACGGCACCACGCTCGGTGGCGTGATCGTGGAGAGCGGCCGGTTCGACTGGGGCAACGGCAAGTTCCCCATGATGACCGAACCCGTGCCGTCCTACGGCAACATCCAGTGGTGGGCGAACTTCGGGGAGTACGGGTTCCTGACCAAGCTGCGCACCGAGCAGCTCCGCGACATCGGGCCCTCCCTCTCGCCGATGTCCGCCTTCCAGCTCCTGCAGGGGGTCGAGACCCTCGCGCAGCGCCTGGACGAACACCTCGAGAACGCCCTGGCCGTCGCCGAGTGGCTGCAGGCAGATCCGCGGGTGGAATACGTCAACTACGCCGGGCTCCCCACCCATGCGCATCATGAGCGGGCGAAGACCTACCTGCCGCAGGGCCCCGGCTCCGTGTTCAGCTTCGGCATCAGGGGCGGCCGCAGGGCGGGCCAGAAGTTCATCGAGTCGCTGCAGCTCGCCTCGCACCTCGCGAACGTGGGCGACTCCCGCACCCTCGTGATCCATCCGGGCTCGACGACGCACCAGCAGCTCTCGGCCGAGCAGCTCGCCGCGGCGGGCGTCCCCGAGGACCTCGTGCGCATCTCCGTGGGGCTGGAGGACCTCGAGGACATCCTCTGGGACCTGGACCAGGCCCTGGACATCGCGGTGAACGCCTCCGACGCCGGGTTCGAGGACCTGCCGCAGGAAGCGGCCGGGGAGAACGACGACGACGCGTCGGCGACACGGGCAGTGGGAGTGGGAGCATGA